The DNA window AACACTACAGAAGGTTCAATGCCATCGAAATGTTTTACCAAGTCGCGATCATCGCCGCCGGTTTTTGAGTTGAATGTGTGAGTAGCCACACCCATATCTTTTgccattttcaatttgttgtcGAAAATATCAACGACCATGATGTTTTTTGCACCAATGGTTTTGGCAACAGCAGCAGTTAACAACCCCACGGGACCAGCTCCAAAGACAACAACGTTTTCACCAAACTTCAAGTTGGCCAATTTGCATGCATGCACGCCTACGGTCAATGGTTCGACCATAGCACCCAATTCCAACGAAACGTGGTCTGGCAACTTGAACAAAAAGTCGGCTGGGGCTTTATAATATTTACACAAAGTACCTGGTGGGTTAGGTTCGTCTGGGTTGACTGGTGGGGTAGCAGCAAACGCCATGTGTGGACACAAGTGGTAGTTGCCTGATTTGTACTCGTCACTGTATCTTGAAGGCACACCTGGTTCAATGGCAACGTTGTCGCCAACCTTTAAATTCTTTACGTCATCaccaacagcaacaaccaCACCAGCAGATTCATGGCCCAAGACCATGGGTTTTCTCAAGACAAAGGGCCCGATCTTGCCATGGGCGTAGTAGTGGATATCTGATCCACAGATTCCGGTTTTCTTGACTTCGACAATTACGTCTCTGGGTGAAGTGATTTCTGGGGATTCGTATTCTTCGAATGAAATGTCGTCGATTTTATTAAGTACTAAAGAAGGATTTGGTGTCATGATTGAGGTTGGTAATAAAAGTGAGAATGATCTGGGGAATTGAagattatttataataaaaactCAGGCGATTTTTCAGGGGGGGGCGCGGGACAATTGTGAACAATTTCTCCGGAAACTTGGGGCAGGTCGTGACGAGATCTGCAGATCTCGTGATTatggtttcttttttctacACGAAAAGATTCAATTGGCTAAGTAATGGTAGTAAGCCAAAGCTGTATTGATTAGTGAGCAGACAAATCTGTTTTTATGGGTTGGGTGTTAAGATCTCTACTACATGTTATGAGAGCAGGTATCCCGATAAACGTTTTATCTGGATCGACAAGACGAACTTACATAGTCGTTACAATATCTATACTTTCTCTTGGTGTATATTTGCAAGAATAAATATCAGTTACATCCCCCAATATATCAGTACCCTAACCTTATTTAGTAAAATGTTGCAAGGCCTCTAACACTTCCAATTCGATGTTGGCTTCGGCGGCGACTTTTTCGTCACTTGATTCAGCTCTCTTTTGGGCATCGGCAATCAAGTTCTTGACAGCAGAAATGTCGATTTGATCAGTCTTGAAAGCTTCGATGGCGGAAATTGTCAACTTGTTACCTGGTTGGACCATGGCGATACCACCGCTGACAAAGTATTGATCGGAGTCTCCGTTTTTTGAGATGATTTCCAACAACCCTGGTCTCAATTGTTCGACGATTGGAATGTGGTTGGCCAAAATACCCAAATCCCCATTGACAGAAGGTAAGTTTACTTGTTGGACCTCGGAATCGTTGTATAATGTTTGGTGAGGTAAGGCCAAGGATAACTTCAAGGCGTCTGAAGACACAGCAGATTCAGTGGCATAGGTTCTTGTGACACCAGTAAAGGATTGTTTAGTGACTTGACGGAAAACTTGTCTAAACATGGTTGATAGTATGATgattgaagaagataagtcgttgaaaaaaagagaaaaaattttggggtgaaaaaaaaaaaaaaaaaaaaaaactactTGTGCGAGGTTTTCTGTAATATTATTGGTTCTTCCTATTTGAGCTAGACACACTACCCTATCAATTACCAAACTGGTTTAAGAAACTATCCACATCAAACTCTTCATTATCGTTGAAGGTGTTGGCGTCATCAAGCAAGTTCATATTCAAGCCGGCTAATATCAGTTCGTCGTTGTCCAAAATATTGTTCAAGTCGAGACTGGCGCTGTCGGTTCCCATTGGGGTGTCGTCAATGGTTTGAGTTTGTAAGGCGTTTGGGGAGGCCTGGATGGGGTTGTCCAATCCTAGATCCTCGTAGTTCATAGATGACAACATGTCTTCGTCAATGGTTTCGTCGGCATCGGGAATATCAATTCCAagaaaatcatcaaaattgtcaaacttttgtttttcctCTCTTGCTCGTGCTGCTGCTCTTGCTTCCTCTTCAgccttctttttcaatgcTTCCTTCTCTCTCTTTTCTCGTTCCATGGCtgcttttgtttttgcaGCTActtctttcattttttcaattgccACTGCTCTTGCTTGTTCTTCTCTTGCTCGTGTAGCAGCTTTGGCTTGTTCTTCTCTTGCTTTTGCTGCAGCTTTGGTTTCCTCCTCTCTTGCTTTTGCTGCAGCTTTGgcttgttcttcttttacTTTTGCAGCAGCTTTAgcttgttcttcttttacTTTTGCTGCAGCTTTAgcttgttcttcttttacTTTTGCAGCAGCTTTTTCTTCCTTCTCTCTTGCTTTTGCAGCAGCTTTTGCTTCCTTCTCTGCCTTCTTCTTTGCTTTCAtctcttttttcaatcgtTTAGCTTCTGCATcccttttttgtctttcTCCGTCTTCCTTTATTTTCAACTCCTCgagtttttgtttgttttcaatcatAACGGCAACACACCACTTTGCATCGTTAAACTTCGAAACGGTCTGGTCTAAGATATCATTAAACTTTTGAATGTTGTCGTTTAGTTGTTGCACAATCGATTGTTGGATGAGTTCATTGTTGGGTCCAGCTATCAAATTGCTTTGCTCTCTGTTATGGTTGATTATCTCAAACATGAACCCTGCAGACTTTAATATATCGTCGAGGGCGTCCTCTAGTTTTATTTGTAAATTGGCTGACATGGCTGGCGGGAAACGTTGTAATAACAAACTAATATGTAGAGTCTAAACCTATAGCTTGTTGGAAtggattaattaaaaataaaatacatGGGCAATATTGGAATCGGCTGAGAGTAAGTCTTAGGGTATATGTGGGCGGCTGGCCATGCACGACCTGCAACCTCAGGTGATTCTATGACAAGGAGTTTAAAAAACTTTAATGAGCTTCCAGAAGAAAGACTATTAGAAGGTGCAATCTTTTACGAAACATTTAGCCAGAAGTTATTTTCAGGAACAGTTTATAAAGCTAAGCCACGTTGTGTTTAATAAGAGAGTTGGTGAACAACTAGGATGGATAAATTGTTACACGTAACAACTTCAGGGTCCAGTTCCGCACCACAAATTTCTGCTTGAGAAAAAAGgaattctttctttttaggGAGTCAGGTTCCGTTTGGCTATCATAAACCGGGTTACGTGTATTCAGCTTTTGGCATAGATATTACTGTCAGTGTTCATAAATCCTTGAGCAACAATGGAGAGGTCTAAGAGATTACGGATACTGGATTTCCCATCATCTGGTATTCGTTGATCTCTGTGTGTTTTAATTTCACAAGATTTTACATCTGAGTGAGATATTACTAACTGTGCATAGGTGTAGCACTAGGTTATAATAAGatgttgtttattgttatatCAGATTTACTGTAGATGGCCAGGTGTTGCCAGATTTTCCTCCAAGGTTTAGCTAAAATCTCGACCAAAAAATGTTGGAACAACCCAAAGCTGCAAATATCAACAAAGAGACGTAAGTGGTCGAGTTTTCTCATAAATGCTACGTCTAACAGTAAAGCACCAGAATGTTGTACAGGATTGATCAGCAGCTGAAATTCGGTATAATCAACGTATGTATTGCAGTTAAAAAACTCTACTCTAAATGGTCTCTCTGTAAACTTCAAAGCATCTGTAACTGTGTTGCACCCGTACGGTATGCCGATTGGTGTGTGCACGACACAGCCAATataaaaagagaaaacgaacaacgaaaaaaaaaaaaaaaagaccaacaacaacaactactcTTCACCAGAAGGGGGCCCAGTCATGGGCAAACACCTTTCAAAGAGTAACTACCAAGACAacttattattgttatcccagaattgaatttctGAAAGTCACGAGCTTCCTGCTCACGGGTTTGATTGATGCCTTGTGCTGTTTGCTGTTCATGTCTACTAGCAAATTGATTGAGAGTTTCCATAGTCGTTGTATGACGGTGGGCGTGGGTGAGAATAGTCAATTCTGTTGACAGAAATATCGAGATTGGGGGATGATGGAAAAGGGGCGTCCAGGAAGATGGACTGTAATTGAGAGAAGAATGAAGATAGATCTTTCGATTCTTGCAACGAAGACGGTTGAAGCATGTactttaatttcttttcaagATGGCCATAGACAATATTCCTAATCACAATATATTTGTGGGGAAACTCTGCAAGTTTGGTGGCAGCGGTTTGTGCTTTGGTTAAGTAGCTACCGATGGGCTGTCCTGCTACTGGAGCGAGAGCGATGAAGTCTAACCATAAAGCACGATCAATGGCAGGAAGGTCGCAGACTGTGGCAAACATAACAGCAATGTCATACCAGGTAAGTTCAATTCCAGAAGGTTTGCTAGCTTCTTGAGCCAAGAAGGCCTGCCCTAAATCACCGTTGAGGTAAGGATGAATATTCTGAGCCCAACGATTGTATGGTACACCTTGGGCAATAAAATGCCGTTGAATATTGAGCAACTTTTGAATCTGTTGCTTGTCTTGAGTACCAGAAATGACGCAAGCCGATTGAAAGGAGGGGTTCTTTAAGATGTAACCCAGTGTTTTGGCCTGGATTTGGCGGTCTGCTGTTTCTGGGTCGAGGATAATATCCTTTAAATAGACACGAATGGTCTTTTCAATATCGACAATGGGCTTGTCTGCTGGCTGtttcatttgttgatttaattgtGCTAATTGCAACTTCATGGAATTAAATTCTTTGCT is part of the Candida dubliniensis CD36 chromosome R, complete sequence genome and encodes:
- the XYL2 gene encoding xylitol dehydrogenase, putative; amino-acid sequence: MTPNPSLVLNKIDDISFEEYESPEITSPRDVIVEVKKTGICGSDIHYYAHGKIGPFVLRKPMVLGHESAGVVVAVGDDVKNLKVGDNVAIEPGVPSRYSDEYKSGNYHLCPHMAFAATPPVNPDEPNPPGTLCKYYKAPADFLFKLPDHVSLELGAMVEPLTVGVHACKLANLKFGENVVVFGAGPVGLLTAAVAKTIGAKNIMVVDIFDNKLKMAKDMGVATHTFNSKTGGDDRDLVKHFDGIEPSVVLECSGAKQCIYTGVKVLKAGGRFVQVGNAGGDVNFPIADFSTRELALYGSFRYGYGDYQTSIDILDKNYINGKDNAPINFELLITHRFKFKDAIKAYDLVRGGNGAVKCLIDGPE
- a CDS encoding ATP synthase delta chain, mitochondrial precursor, putative (Similar to S. cerevisiae ATP16) — protein: MFRQVFRQVTKQSFTGVTRTYATESAVSSDALKLSLALPHQTLYNDSEVQQVNLPSVNGDLGILANHIPIVEQLRPGLLEIISKNGDSDQYFVSGGIAMVQPGNKLTISAIEAFKTDQIDISAVKNLIADAQKRAESSDEKVAAEANIELEVLEALQHFTK
- a CDS encoding transcriptional activator, putative (Similar to C. albicans TLO1;~putative TLO family gene;~Blast/Fasta hits suggest this may be a Candida-specific gene family), which gives rise to MSANLQIKLEDALDDILKSAGFMFEIINHNREQSNLIAGPNNELIQQSIVQQLNDNIQKFNDILDQTVSKFNDAKWCVAVMIENKQKLEELKIKEDGERQKRDAEAKRLKKEMKAKKKAEKEAKAAAKAREKEEKAAAKVKEEQAKAAAKVKEEQAKAAAKVKEEQAKAAAKAREEETKAAAKAREEQAKAATRAREEQARAVAIEKMKEVAAKTKAAMEREKREKEALKKKAEEEARAAARAREEKQKFDNFDDFLGIDIPDADETIDEDMLSSMNYEDLGLDNPIQASPNALQTQTIDDTPMGTDSASLDLNNILDNDESILAGLNMNLLDDANTFNDNEEFDVDSFLNQFGN
- a CDS encoding gag protein, putative (transposable element;~Similar to Ty3/gypsy-like retrotransposons in Candida albicans and Candida dubliniensis: Tca3 and Tcd3), producing the protein METAEFVHAEEQKLEDQLEGEMVQLKHEEDETANKEAKLEEDTKNFADNASQVVADQIKEIQNLSKEFNSMKLQLAQLNQQMKQPADKPIVDIEKTIRVYLKDIILDPETADRQIQAKTSGYILKNPSFQSACVISGTQDKQQIQKLLNIQRHFIAQGVPYNRWAQNIHPYLNGDLGQAFLAQEASKPSGIELTWYDIAVMFATVCDLPAIDRALWLDFIALAPVAGQPIGSYLTKAQTAATKLAEFPHKYIVIRNIVYGHLEKKLKYMLQPSSLQESKDLSSFFSQLQSIFSDAPFPSSPNLDISVNRIDYSHPRPPSYNDYGNSQSIC